Proteins from a single region of Mustela erminea isolate mMusErm1 chromosome X, mMusErm1.Pri, whole genome shotgun sequence:
- the GEMIN8 gene encoding LOW QUALITY PROTEIN: gem-associated protein 8 (The sequence of the model RefSeq protein was modified relative to this genomic sequence to represent the inferred CDS: inserted 2 bases in 1 codon; deleted 3 bases in 2 codons): MTSALFFSFLLWWLRTDNEWSLCSPGLSWVVTIMPLCSVGRAAGLVVPRIPACPDIAILFSFSSAIPLEESCCSVREDVCRRXVGDTPKEFQRPFGLPQPEMTAKVASWKATEPWSFHPVYARYWRHYHQAMAWMRSHHSAYRKAVESYCSCPWACLPAALPQSPPTNKAKPQPSRDHHPASTDSHCVPSPSRRSGQHPAARPRERRAWRAEEEEEEEETAESESDGGVECDLSNMEITEELRQYFAQTERHREERRRQQQLDAQRLDDYVNADHDLYYSTHRSVHPPSERPGERRQAEMKRLYGDSAAKIQAMEAAVQLSFDKHCDRKQPKYWPVIPLKF, translated from the exons ATGACCTCAGcgctgtttttttccttcctcctctggtgGTTGAGGACAGACAATGAA TGGTCTCTGTGCTCGCCCGGGCTCAGCTGGGTAGTGACTATTATGCCTTTGTGCTCCGTGGGGCGGGCTGCCGGTTTGGTGGTACCGCGGATCCCGGCCTGCCCTGACATtgccattctcttttctttcagctcCGCCATCCCATTA GAGGAAAGCTGCTGTTCAGTCCGTGAAGACGTGTGCCGCAG AGTAGGAGACACTCCCAAAGAG TTTCAGCGCCCATTTGGACTTCCACAACCAGAGATGACAGCAAAg GTGGCGTCCTGGAAAGCCACCGAGCCTTGGTCTTTTCACCCGGTCTACGCAAGGTACTGGCGCCATTATCACCAGGCCATGGCCTGGATGCGGAGCCACCACAGCGCCTACAGGAAGGCGGTGGAATCTTACTGCAGTTGCCCGTGGGCCTGCCTTCCTGCGGCTCTTCCCCAGAGCCCTCCCACGAACAAGGCCAAGCCTCAGCCCTCTCGTGACCATCACCCGGCCTCCACGGACTCGCACTGCGTTCCTTCACCTTCTAGAAGGTCCGGGCAGCATCCAGCAGCCCGCCCCAGAGAACGCCGAGCTTGGCGtgccgaggaggaggaggaggaggaggagacggcGGAGTCCGAGTCAGACGGGGGTGTGGAGTGCGACCTGAGCAACATGGAGATCACAGAGGAGCTGCGCCAGTACTTCGCCCAGACCGAGAGGCACCGGGAAGAGCGAC GGCGGCAGCAGCAGCTGGATGCCCAGCGCCTGGACGACTACGTGAACGCCGACCACGACCTGTACTACAGCACCCACCGCTCGGTGCACCCCCCGTCCGAGAGGCCCGGCGAGCGGCGCCAGGCCGAGATGAAGCGCTTGTATGGGGACAGCGCCGCAAAGATCCAGGCCATGGAGGCCGCCGTGCAGCTGAGCTTCGACAAGCACTGTGACAGGAAGCAGCCCAAGTACTGGCCGGTCATCCCGCTCAAGTTCTGA